The nucleotide sequence gtgaaataaatttgtaagtgttccttaggaagtgtagtatttaagaaaaatatgttcttggcttcaacagtagaaatttctggagatttaaatagggatttcaaatgtgcttttgaatgcattcaaatttgtttattttatatctagagttcctgtgctccaaaaattatgaaatttttgtggtaagctagtattagcatacatgagcttggataaaaatttgaggaccagtgcatgtgtagatctatagttatagatttttcctttataaatagttaatccttgcatgaatttttataaattaattatgagtccaaaattcctgaaatttgttggaggtgatactagtaccatatggatgtgaggaaaaataagaaatctgttgcttgacacttttcaataagattttccatttatgctatttcaagccttgctgccttatcatttttatatagaatgttctacttagtaaaatgacatgaaatttttatggtagtcctttgatagcattggtaaggctctgtaaatttttgagaatttattaagcacatctgatatatatttattatttaacctagatatctaaataaaataataaaggcaatttaataaatagtttgggcttcaccattatatcatcttaactgtaattagtatgcttacactgttggtaggttctagtttgtcaaattgtgaatgattacataaagtagaagtattcttactttatattgcatgttaaatcatttccggactgattctagagtgtgaggagttacatgttgaaactgatgtagactgtaaaaatggttaataacaaagttgtagagaattttataagctttccagaaagtccaggatcactgcttttggagttgtagaactcctgttatgagtgaaacaagtagctactatttgtggcctagtcgatgcattgtagaagtagttaagtagtaatcgagaagagatatgcacctactcaaacaacaggatgcacttgttaacatatatgcattcgtaatacttataccctactcatgcatctaggatcggaggaagagatcacgttgctggaattcgaagaagcagaggaagggaacccgcaggaggatccgcaagccgcagctcccgaaggcgtggagcagaaccctgaagagcttccggagtgccctgaccatcgccctacttcctttctgcgaggcaagccccggagcattataagtctcccagtaatttacaaatggttacttacgtacttatgattgatgcattaggttataagagttgaatgaaaccacttgatgcatgtacaatcCTTGTCCAGACATTATcccttaaccggtataggtccaggatcgaatatatatgcttagccatgcttagaccggtagaagtcgggtgatgtcctgtcacctgcgagatataggtggatatcggagcaaggttggctatatctgctatcgtagaacagaaccatgaggtaaaagtaaattgagaccggacgggaggtcgatagaaaagcaacaaggcatggaggtcttgggtgtggatctatccccgtctgtgtcgctcaaggaccgtaccgttgttggaacttctgacaagattgaacgcatgcctctcacttagctggccggataattcgttccgaccgcgaagccgagtaattcaactcaggccgggaatcgttctgttgtgcgctccttccggggaacgatcagactgagcccaagggcaggcttggcctgagcatcctggcatctggtgttccagattgtgcggcgcagtacgaacccgcgaaatgtgtaccggagttgtaccaaaggtgacctaagactatcatggctgatagatctgggtttgtgttaggaataaattcccagctggtgaaaatcgattcgaatcgccgtctctcccggatagtgagaaacttggctagctccaacatcgtagcaactgtgttatgaaacatgatggttcggatgaatatggaattacaatacctgctatggttactattgtatgattctaaataatataccacatgtttggcacagggtagttgctaatctagaaacagatagttataattaacttgataaaggaatcacaagtgtacaaagattaattgcctttttcgcaaaaatgttgtcacgttacatccacttatacagccttgcataatccttggagtcattttatttctggttcatgacgggtaagtctagctgagtaccttcttgtactcagggtttattttcccattgttgcagatggcactgtgtatcatggttattgcaagagttgcttctatcccgctgtggatgaggagtaagccttgggcaggcttccttagtaattcctatctttgcttttgtggatcgtgatctggcatggcactgtatcaaactacgttggaaacttatcttcgaacttatttgcttccgctttaattatcaaacttggtttgtaataactttctattcgtactctgatgatgaaaagtatctgtgaactttatgtaatatgtggcatgtatgttgaatcctgtacgatcttggttgttgtaaatcatttatcgagacccgtcgcggtactcgacggactaccgggtttatatgggttcaagtatgacagtgcgaccgcttgcggattgccattgtacttgtattcttataaattggtcggttctgcgacaatgatgatgaagatgatgaaggacagggagagtactatgatcatgagtatgatgagattggcatgtcccagcttggagatgcaccccaaggaactcaaggcccctccggttctggacgtccacctaggacgctcagaccagtggacaggtacactccaggtacctatccgtttgggaggggaaagcgttacgctcgccgtccacgttaaggtacaaggagcgataaaagatccaaagacttcatatgctttattttgtgcatggactatgtatgcattggaccttgtactatgtttgttgattgatgaagcatatgtatggactatgttggatgttgaatgtgttggactatgttggatgcttaatgtgttggaccttatgtatgtatggatgttgaatgaatgtgtctatcggtgtggtcatgtgttatgtgaatgtgtggaacgtcgccatgtttcatgtttccagctattaagggcctccatcgcaactcacaaggaagaaggggtgtcatcatccccatcctcCATGTTATGATCAACCTCTGTTGGATCCACGTGACATGGCAAGCACGCAAAGGGGACGAAGCGACTTAGGAGAGTCGGGGAGCTAGCGAGCTCAGGTccgctgttggcacaaggtcatcGTCGGCTGATTAGAGTAGTGGGCAATAGTGAAGCAAATCAAAGAAGAGATGATATATTTTGGTGAACCCAGGGGCTCGGCGTTTAGTCATTTGACACCGACCCCTGGTATATACTGGAAAACATTTCatcgaagcgccgaggtgcccaaCCTCGACATTTAGTCATTTCACGCCGACCCCTGGTACATACTGGAAACCCTTGCATCGAAGCAccgaggtgcccaagctcggcgtgCGGTAAATTGACGCTGAGCCATGAACCTCGGCGTGTTACGACTAAGCACCGAGGTTCGGCCCAAACTGGGCCACGGCCattgccaaaccctagggttggcgtgggccgactcgacgccgagcctcagcccaactcGCAAACGGCcaagccaaaccctagggtcggcgtgggaTGACTAAACGCTGAGCCTCAGCCCACCTCACACacggccgagccaaaccctagggtcggcgtgggccgactcaacgccgagcctcagcccaacacGTAAACGCCGACCCAAACCATTTGGTATATGTTGcgatcctatttgcatgattcaaatgaaaaatctttctcaacgattcctcttcgactaacacgagttatactaataagagtagacaagttatatttatgtttgtatgtttgttcctgcaggaaaaaccgattgttggttcgatttcaatcccctatttttagagagactcaaatcttttttttagtttgggaatcaaccatagtacatgaaacttagaggtaggtaaactgcaatttatgaaatagcggaggcacaacgattacactcacatcaaaagtaacaatggcatgtcgcaaactaaacctagcatgccttaggggattgaaagaaacaagtgatacagacattgcaaagggtacacactcacataaaaactaacaatggcatgttgcaaactaaacctagcatgccttacgagattgaaaagaacaactcatacaagcattccacattcggattgactaacaaatgttggtcctaataatgctcccacatattgaactgagttgcgccttccccatagtatcctccagttgacggaggcggtggtggtggcggtggcggtggagaaggaggtccgtccttcttatggtacgggcactcgcagtacggattattgcatagtgcctcctctgcatcattgctgtcgtcgtcgtccgacttgtccctgttaccacttccagggccatactctaggtcaaagatgcgtccctgtagatatgtgatgtactgttgatggggatagataggaggagggtcgacccatctagtgaagccacagttatctaGACAGCTTGAATtctgaaaacccatctaccaataagtactactagaaaccaaatgcaactctaaaaaaggagagagttcaaaggcaatacaaatcctcgcgggcatctgaagaaacgacggcctccaccgtcacagtcgttgtacatctgcacaacgcaatccaaaccgtggcggcattttggccaatcttcaatgcgcttctcgtatgatctaagaggtctctcacgggtgaagtcactcttcctctccaaaggaaattcctctattgcGTCTTCAAAAGAATtaggacccagagaaccctcccacacaatcggaggtcccttcctcaccccctttcctctccctccgccaaaaccctttccactcgaggaacctccgctcgacatttgctaaaactaaaccagaaaacaagttgtgtggatgtggagcaagacatggagcactatatatagagatgaaggcaggttcaccatgaatgctacttgacaaaaaacatgtgtgcgtactcatttattgaatctgcaaaggctagatgcttcatctgaaaagcctacaaccatgactggtcatttcatctgaaaaggctacacctgtgttttgtcacttcatctaaatgcagtacatcactctgatattaattcattgcgtatacggatacaacagtaaacgaatctaggcttttcagtgagttttcaaatagacttgtagccctttcagtgactgcaacagtacttgtagccctttcagtgactgcaacaacacaagtagtcttttcagtgatacaaacagtaccactacagtcttaggatagttaacgaagtacatggcataagaccatctgaaataaaatcatagtgcattacaacataataaaaaaagtccagggaataagttcatctgaaataaaagcagagtgcattacaacatagtaaaaaaagtccagggctacacgacatcgctcgtgaatgaaccaaatacctactgagtgcaacgaggccactttcccttcctctcggcatcgggattctcctccatcgctgccttcgctcggcgcacacgctcaagcttcttctccctctccgccctgtacgcagcaacacgcctcctttccttctcttccttatgctccttttctatagcctccagtctgcgtctctgctcaaacctctctttaacctccgcatcccactccttcaggccttctagacgctgcttgtccgactccttgatctcagtgtcaatccactgctcaaagtcacacagtggtggaacggtctgcaagaaaaacaaattgttacaaaacaaataaataagcaatacttaatatcacaagaaaattaattaacacaatAAAAATTTCTCACAAATgatgcacggcgctgttgctttgtaggttcccatacataattgggacacatccagtacctctgcctatatgttttctcatcttcagagatatctaccttgcaaggatcaccacaaaagcacattggtcgaggaacaccttcagggagaggctttaggtcgtagggatttgccctctggtgaccatagctacaattgaaagaatttagtcatattaacggagaaccaaacctaaacctagggttttctatttgttgcacaaataatgaataaacattgggattaccttgaaatacgagctttaccacgccttggcatcctaacattacgtagaaaaaaaatcaatccaaagtaccttgcaatGAATGTAAAGGTACTAACACTAcatcaccatacctcccaaataagcttttcattacaaaccctaaataaatttgaatcccaacaaacacaaaatttaactcaatgattataaaccataacatatacaacaacaacaataccaacaaccatacatttgggtcattcaatcatttgaaccaccatacattgcacgaatgacatgaacatgaaccaaacctataatgccaagttcaaaaacaaacgaatctaaatggatgaattgaaagaggggaaagatgagtaccttggcaaaacgccttggtcataacaaattgaaatgtaatgaccaacaaataaataaaatacatagtaaccctaatgaccaacaaataactaaccctaatgacacctacaataaacaaataaccctaatgacaaaaataactagaaaccaaactaacctaacatgttcatcacataaaacagttaaacaacaatgcactcaatcatcctaagccatacattttacaaatgcaaacacaaatataccaaatcaccaaacatccatgattccacatgattagggacaatgtaagtacatctacgcggatagaatggaggaggggagggaccattacctcgaggaagcttcgggagacaagatccgggcaccgggggtcgattttggaggttagagtttcgtgggggccgtgggggatTTGGGAGCCATGgaggaatggaggaggggagggaagaagaagaagggggcctcggcgcggcctaaagggtccagacctcggcgttgagtcgggtcacgccgaggtctggaggctcggcgttaagtgacccaacgccgagcttctgggccaccgtgctttgttgggccgcctgggccgcgctccggatggggccagagctcggcgcGCAGTCCAACCGTGCCGAGGTTGGGGacttggcgtcggctgacacgacgccgacgtctcggacccacgcgccaacgtgtcgacgacgaccccggtcgtccgtgacgtggcaatacctcggcgtcgagtgacacgacgccgagcctcatatctcggcgtcatgtgctaagacgcctaaaaatggtctattttcagaaaatgttttgtcgttggtatttttctaaaaattgttttcaaaagagaccaaaatacgaaaatttcacaTAGGAATCCACATGAACGCATGTCCTTGTATGCGGAACGCTGCGAACTGAACGAGATCATCACCACGCACGTCGTACACTGGTACTGCTATGCTATAAATAGAACGCACCTCCTGCTAGCTTCTCCAAACCACGCAAAACCATCGATCCCTCTCTAGCTAGGTAGTCCATCTCATACTTGCTGCTCTCAGCTAGCTAAGCTACCTAGCTAGAGCCCAGCCCCCAGGAGCGAGCGGGAGAGCTATAGCTAACAGCTCGTCGGTGTGTCGTCGTCCATGGGGAGCGCACCGGCCACCGTCCACGAGATGAGGCGTGCGCAGCGCGCGGATGGGCCAGCCGCCGTGCTCGGCATCGGCACGGCGAACCCGCCGACGTGCTTAGCCCAGGACGAGTACCCTGACTACTACTTCCGCGTCACCAACAGCGAGCACCTCACCGACCTCAAGGGCAAGCTCACCAGGATCTGCAACAAGTCCGGCATCAAGCAGCGCTTCATCCACCTCAACGAGGAGCTGCTCGCCGCCAACCCGGACTTCACCGACCGCACGCGGCCGTCCCTGGACGCGCGCGTGGACATCGCCTCCGCCGCCGTCCCGGAGCTGGCCGCGTCTGCCGCGGCCAAGGCCATCGCCGAGTGGGGACGCCCCGCCACCGACATCACCCACCTCGTCTTCAGCACCTACTCCGGCGCGCGCGCCCCGAGCGCCGACCGCCGCCTCGCGTCCCTGCTGGGACTCCGCTCCACGGTGTCCCGCACTATCCTCAACCTCCACGGCTGCTACGGCGGCGGCCGGTCGCTCCAGCTCGCCAAGGAGCTCGCGGAGAACAACTGCGGCGCGCGCGTCCTTGTCGCCTGCTCCGAGATCACGCTCATTGCCTTCTATGGGCCCCAAGGAGGCTGTGCCGACAACATCCTCGGCCAGGCTCTGTTCGGCGACGGCGCCGGCGCTGTCATCGTCGGCGCCGACCCCGTCGCCCCCGTCGAGCGCCCGCTGTTCGAGATGGCCTTTGCCTCGCAGACCACGATACCGGAGACCGAGGACGCCATCTCCATGCAGATCAACAAAGGTGGCATGGAGTACCACATCTCCAACCAGGTGCCTCGTCTTCTGGGGTGCAACGTGGAGCGCTGCCTTGTCGACGCGTTTCACGCGCTCGGCGTCAGCGCCGCATGGAACGACCTTTTCTGGGCGATCCACCCCGGCGGCCGTGCCATCCTGGACCACATCGAGGGAGTGCTCGGGCTGGACGACCGCAAGCTGGCGGCGAGTCGCCACGTGCTCAGCGAGTTTGGCAACATGAGTGGCACCACGGTGATCTTCGTGCTCGATGAGTTGCGCCGCCGTCGCGCAGCGACGACCAAGCAGGGAGGGGAGGCGCCGGAGTGGGGAGTGATGATGACTTTTGGACCGGGAATCACAATCGAGACCATGGTGCTCCACACCCCTAGCAACCTCGACCGGGAGGGAAATTAACAATTTAAACATCAACCAAAAGGACTATAACTTCTATATAAACATCAACCAAAAGGACTAACTTTTTTATATAAACCCCATAAGGTGGAGTGTTAAATTTGTTCCTTAATTGTCAGCGTGTTATTATATTGTTGTgttatatttatgtttgtttAGTCTATGCCTCTATATACCTATATATAATCTCCTAtacaactaaaaaaacaaaacgtagacactttttggtgcgacgTTCCAACGTGGGCCCATGGTTCTGCCTGCTGTGATCCCGCACCCCTACGCCCATCCCTTGCATCGCCCGTGCGATTTGCCCCTAACTCAGTGTGTAAAATAAAGCAAATCTCTCTCCATCTTCATCTAAATAATGTGTTTTAGATTAGAAGATGCCTTCCAGGTTGCCTCATACTGTATTAGAAAGTTCTCTTAGATGAAACTTGTGAGTTAGTTTTAGAAGATGTCTGGCTGGATGCTTTATGAATTTGTTTGACGCTACACAATAAGATTTTGGTTCCTGAAAAGAAAAATACTACCTGATGGAGATGGAATCGCTTGCTTAGTGCTGATCAAACCAGAATTCAGCATCAGTAAGCACATATTCTAGATTAAGAATTTGTTTTATGGAGGTGCTTAGATGTTTAATAACTCTGGTCATGATACAACTTCCTTTGTTATTATTCTATTTACTTTTTGAGAAAGCAGTACTTATCTTCTGTTCCAGGAAAAATAGAGCACCAACAGCAGCATCTCCAACATCTCGAAAGTTTTCATTTAGTGTCGCCGCCGCTGTGATTTCTAGTTTTGATAAGCACATATGTTTATCAGTAGTTGAGGCTGCACAATTGTTGGAGGAGGCAAGGGCAGTTATGGAGTAGGAGTGCGGTGCTTCTCATCCTGATACTGTTGGTGTGTACATTAACCTTGTTGGAATCTATGATGCTATGCAAAGGTCGTGTCATAACTTGTTCTTCTGCAACCTAGAGTCATTTTTAGCAACTAAGACAAtagaacaacacttagctggtgcTTGAAAGCTCTAGGAGCTATTGCTTTTGGACACACCTCTGCTGCTGCATCAGGTTGCTATTGAATTTACCTGACCATGCTTGTCTGGTTGTTTCGTTTAGCTATTTTGGGGGGTGCACAAATTATACTTGCTACTAGACACTGACCATGCTTGCATTTTCATCTATAGTGCACAGATAGTTTCAGATGCACTTCCAAAGattgttccttatgtgctcataTGAACGCCGGAGTTGTGGCCAAGTGCAGTGTAAGCTACATTCTACCTGCTATGTGTTTGTTAAAATGACAGCACATAACTAGATGCTATATTAGCCCTCCTAATTTAGAACACATGTTTGTGCCAGTTCACCCCTCCCATTAACTACCATCTCCACCACATGGTTCAGTGCCATACTATCAAGCAAGATGGCATATTCAGATTTCGTGAAATACACTAACAAATATGTAGTTTCTTGTATTATGACTCTATCCTTTAAAACTTCATTCGTGTCAAGATATCAACTATTCTATTTTTTAGTTCCAAGTAGAATGAATATGAAAACTATATCCAGAAAAGGTATGCATACAcaaagataagtattgaatttgatttaattcaaaACATCGCTTTAGATAGTGGTTTTGGTTTTATAAAAGTACATATTTCATTTTTTTTACTGGAGTGTCCAGATGTCTGCTGCCGTTAGTGTTCGTAGGAAATGTAATATGTAATGTTTGCAACTGTAACCTCGGGCAGGATGCATCGAAGGTGGCCCTGGGCGAGGAGGCTGACACAGTATGAACCTGGAAGGAGGTCAAGCCTGCAAGCAAGGTCGCTGACATCTCCAATCATGGAAGAGCAAGGATGCCCTTGCTAGGACCCAATCTATGAGCTCACAACGGTTACTGTGGGTGAAACTGAAACCTACCTCTCAAGGTACTTCTGATTTTG is from Miscanthus floridulus cultivar M001 chromosome 7, ASM1932011v1, whole genome shotgun sequence and encodes:
- the LOC136463546 gene encoding bisdemethoxycurcumin synthase-like, yielding MGSAPATVHEMRRAQRADGPAAVLGIGTANPPTCLAQDEYPDYYFRVTNSEHLTDLKGKLTRICNKSGIKQRFIHLNEELLAANPDFTDRTRPSLDARVDIASAAVPELAASAAAKAIAEWGRPATDITHLVFSTYSGARAPSADRRLASLLGLRSTVSRTILNLHGCYGGGRSLQLAKELAENNCGARVLVACSEITLIAFYGPQGGCADNILGQALFGDGAGAVIVGADPVAPVERPLFEMAFASQTTIPETEDAISMQINKGGMEYHISNQVPRLLGCNVERCLVDAFHALGVSAAWNDLFWAIHPGGRAILDHIEGVLGLDDRKLAASRHVLSEFGNMSGTTVIFVLDELRRRRAATTKQGGEAPEWGVMMTFGPGITIETMVLHTPSNLDREGN